The Acomys russatus chromosome X, mAcoRus1.1, whole genome shotgun sequence genome segment TCTCTGACACTTCGTTGGACAGGTCACTGAATCAATTTGTGCTTTAATGGTTAAGAATAATAGTAATGAATaatattaaatgataaaaaagCTTACTAAATTATAACAATGAAGTGGCAAGGTAAAAATCTCCGTGGGTTGATGAAGACTAAAGAACAGATAACACAGGAGTGAGAAATTCTGGTAGTTTAGGAGAGTGGTGAGAGAAGTCAGAGCTTGAAGACGCCAGACATAAGTGATATGATAGAGGGCTGGCAAGGTTTCTTCTGGGACTACGGGACAACTAGAATCTGCTGTCAGTTGACATGGAATAGAGGTAGCACAGTCTGGGTGAAAGGTCAAGGGCCATCTAAGGCTGTGAGACTGAATGAGCTGCAGAACTTCGCCGACTGAGGCATTCCCACTCGTAAAGGCCATTTAAAGTAggagaaaacagcaaaagaacaAGAATGAAAGCAAGGGAttcagagaaagaacagcattttaaaagcatGGCTGAAAGCAAGTAAAATTATACACAGCATCATCCCAGCAAAACCAATGAACACTAaaacagagcaagttcaaggatagccagaattatacagagaaaactgtttcaaaataaaactctATAAACTGcaagaaagagccagaggataaTAAAACTGATCATATTCAAAACATCACCATCAAAACAACAGCAGCTAATGGACCAGCCTGGCTCCATCTTAAGACTAGAAGGCATCTTATTACAAGGTCAAAAGAAGGtcctttctattttctgtaaAACTTAAATTTGACCATGTCTTGACCCACTATACGCTGATCATACCCTGACTTCCATTCTGTTAAGACAAAATGTTTTGTCAAATAATTTTCAGAAGtaccctttctgcctcctctgtcaCCATGGCACCCATGAAAAAGGTTGTAGTGAaggaggcaaaataaataaataaataaaatagaagaagaagaagaagaagaagaagaagaagaagaagaagaagaagaagaagaagaagaagaaaacagtgcGCCTTTGACTGCACCTGTCCTGTAGATGATGGAATCATGGATGCTGCCAATTTTGAGCAGTTCCTCCAGGAGAGAACTACAGTGAATGGGAAACCTGGGAATCTAGGCAGAGGGGTTGTGACCATTGAATGGAGCAAGAGCAAGATCACTGTCACTTCTGAGGTGCCTTTCTCCAAAAGGTATTTGAAACATCTCACTGAGAAATATTTGAAGAACAATCTTCAAGACTGGCTGTGTGTTGTCGCCAACAGCAAAGAGAGTTATGACTTGCACTACTTCCAGAGCAACCAGGATGCAGAGGAGGAGGATTAAGACACATCGGTCTGGAATGTTTTGTATTAATTCTTAAGTAAAATTTAGGAACAGCAAATTAATTTTCAGATGTTCTGCCAAGTTCCTGTGTAACCAAAAACCCTTAGAAACTCCCTAGCCTTGCACTTCTTTTTAAAGCTATATAAACACTACTTTCTCCTTTGAGCAATGGTATTCTCTCAACCCTCACTTTAGGGAGATAGGCTGTgtgacagaaaataaagcttgtttAATTTGACCAAAAAAATTGGGTTGCTGGTCTTCACTCTCCTTCACTGGGATTAACATAGCCTTTTCAACAGAAGCATGAGAAGCCAGAATGGATTGTTTTCCATATGCATAGTATTTATAAGGAATAAATTCTAACCCAGAATTCTATGTTCAGCAAAGGTGTTCTTGAGAAAGACAATAAGGATAAGATGGTTGTGCAGGTAAAGGCGAGTGCTGCCATGCCTAACCACCTGAGCTCAATTCCAAAAGGTGGAAGAAGAACACTGACTCCTCGAAGTGtttctgtgacctccacatgtgcccaaatacacatagaaataaataaacatagtaaGAACTTGTAAAGAACAAAGAGGATTGAGGCTGTGCATTCAtcactctttgcttcctgactgtgggtgacCTTAAGCTCCTTCCGCACTTGAAGAACCTGAAACGATGAACTTCACtgtcaaactgtgagccaagataagcTTTCTCCCTTAACTGGAGtttgtcaggatttttttttcaacaccgCAAGAAAAAGAAGTAACTAGTACATCAACCCCTTGGCAACGCTCCAGAATGAGGAAGCCAGACAGttaagggaaaataaaagcagtgcCTGTCACCCACACTGCTGTACTCTATactgctatttgtttgtttgtttgtttgtttgtttgtttttaatgtgcattggtgctttgcctgcctgcatgtctgtgcgagggtgtcagattccctggaattagagttacagacagttgtgagccaccatgtgggttcttggaattgaaccgggtcctctggaagagcagccagtgctcttgactgctaagccatctctccagccctacagtgCTATTTTAACAAACACTTGATTCAAGCAATAGGATGATCTtgatcttctttttcctctctcttctctctgtctctgtctctctctgtgtctgtctctgtgtctgtctctgtgtctctgtctctctgtctgtctgtctgtctgtctctctctctctctctctctctctctctctctctctctctctctgtgtgt includes the following:
- the LOC127184887 gene encoding 60S ribosomal protein L22-like — protein: MAPMKKVVVKGRRRRRRRKQCAFDCTCPVDDGIMDAANFEQFLQERTTVNGKPGNLGRGVVTIEWSKSKITVTSEVPFSKRYLKHLTEKYLKNNLQDWLCVVANSKESYDLHYFQSNQDAEEED